Genomic segment of Rana temporaria chromosome 12, aRanTem1.1, whole genome shotgun sequence:
attggtgtcattgggaggaatagtgtcccgtcattggtatcagtgggaggaatagtgccccatcattggtgtcagtgggaggaatagtgtcccatcatcggtgtcagtgggaggaatagtgtcccatcattggtgtcagtgggaggaatagtgtcccatcattggtgtcggtggaggaatagtgtcccatcattggtgtcagtggaggaatagtgtcccatcattggtgtcggtgggaggaatagtgtcccatcattggtgtcagtgggaggaatagtgtcccatcattggtgtcagtgggaggaatagtgccccaagggccagatgaaggcaagcaaagggccacacctggcccctgggccacagtttgaaaaccactgccctagaggaatccctcctcctccctccccctgccaccgggccagtaggagagaggggcGGGCCTCGGGCATGCGCAGTTTGGTTCCCGTCGTGAAGCCCAAAAGGCTGCACTGCCGGGCTCCCtcacccgcaatggcggcggcagcaccgctTTAAGGCCTAAGGGAGTGAGTGGGAAAAAAGTCCTATACATTGGAGGTCATTGGAAagaatgccccccctccccccttacaaTGGTGGCCAGAATGGCACCCCTTATAGACCGCTGAAAAGATCCTTGGTATAATGCAGCTGCCTCTGCTAAGTGGCTGTGACCCGGGAACTATCCAAAGCTCCAGGAACTTCCTGGCGACCTCCGGAGGAACCCTGCTTGAGATTGGCTGTGATAAGCCGGCCGTACATGGATCACAttttggaaaccagatacgcttaaattaggctaaaatacgagcggcgcaagtctcctacgccggcgtatcttagggtgcaatatttacgctggccgctaagtggcgccttccgttgttttccgcgtctaatatgcaaatgagctagatatgccgattcacgaacgtacgtgcgcccgtcgcaattagttacgccgtttacgtaagagatacgccggcgtaaagataaagctgctccctaggtggcgcatccaatgcgaggtatggacgtcggaacaagcctatctttttatgttgtttgcgtaagtcgtacgcgaatagggctgtgcgtaagttacgttcacgtcgtaggcagtgttcgacgtatcttaggcattctatccgacgcatgcgcactgggattttttcacgaacggcgcatgcgtaaaaaacgtcaattacgtgtggggtcacactaaatttatataaaacacgcccacatcatccacatttgaattaggcgggcttacaccggaccacatacgctacgccgccgtaacttagggcgcaagttctttctgacaacagaacttgcgccctaatttacggcggcgtaacgtatctgagatacgttacgcccgcggacagatacactattgtatctgaatctggctaataggctCTAATAGACTTCCCAAAagggtaaacagcgggcgcattGCTGGCCGTTCGCTGAttactcagtgttgtgttagggaaccgaatacatcgcttccctaacactgacccgcctcttagccaatcaggtgcaccgggtctggttaacctgtcacctgattggcttaaGCAACAGGCTGCGCTATTGGACGCCTGACGGGACGAGAGGACGGCAGTCGTAGATGAGGACGGTGCGGAGAAGTGCCCCAGCCCCGCAGGAGACATGAAGGACCCCGCTTGTcaccgtcacccgctgccccacaaatacagggtaagtgccggggcaGACGGCGGTGAGCGGggggtcacactggcagcatttaatgggcacactggcagcatttggcacagtagcagcatatgatgggcacactggcagcatttggcacagtggcagcatatggtgggcagcatttggcacagtagctgcgtttgatggtcaaagtggctgcgtttgataggcacagtggctgcgtttgatgggcacagtggctgcgtttgatgggaacagtggctgcgtttgatgggcacagtggctgcgtttgatgggcacagtggctgcgtttgattggcacagtggctgcgtttgattggcacagtggctgcgtttgatggtcaaagtggctgcgtttgatgggcacagtggctgcgtttgatggtcacagtggctgcctttggtggtcacagtggctgcgtttgatgggcacagtggctgcgtttgatgggcacagtggctgcgtttgatgggcacagtggctgcgtttgatgggcacagtggctgcgtttgatgggcacagtggctgcgtttgatgggcacagtggctgcgtttgatgggcacagtggcacacAAGAGCCAGTTTGAAAAACCATGCAGACATGGAGAGAATATACAAACTCCGCACAGGTAGTATTCTAAACCCAAGGGTACAGGTCAGGTCACCACAATATAAGTTGGCCACTCATGGACTAACCTTTTGTTAATTCACCAGGAATTCTTCGGTGGCACTGTTGGCACTACCTGgctcgatacgctacgcccgcacaaacttacggcgggctttctgaatctagcccattgttttttgggggtctttttcgctctttttttgtttatagcgcaaaaagaggtgatcaaacgccaccaaaataaatctatttgtgggggagggggaacacgccaattttgtttgggagccacgtcgcacgaccgcgcaattgtcagttaaagcgacgcagcgccgaatcgcaaaaaggggccaagccaaatggtccgggggggcTGGAGTGGTTAAAGCTGCCTGGACttcataataaataatatataataatataaaaaataatatatctaACCTACGTGCAGTATAAATCACTGACCGGGTATCGTTTCCCAAAATATCAAACGTCaagtccattttttttcttataaaaaaaacaatttatttttccaCTTAACAACGTTGAGAAAATAATAACACGGGTATTCAAATATATACACAGAATATATAGTTAGGTATAAAAAGGTATAAAGTAAGCATAACTACAAGAAAAAATATACACTTAAAATCTCCTGAAAGCGCTCTGCTCCTCCAGGACTCTCAGGATTCTCACCTacgatcccctccccccacttcactttttccttccacactcaagttttcctattacaagcttcaggatatatattttttttgtcctttttttttttttactccccatcCTCTCTTCTTTATAAACACAAAATGCAGAGAAGGAAAATAGAAAGAAAAGGAAGACAGGATACAGTACGTACTACTACTTtaggtccaccccccccccccccccccccgttacttCGGAAAAAGCCCAAGATTATGTGGTACAGAGTAGGAACCACGTGCTTATTTATTCAGCCGGGGGACCCTCGTCTTTAGAAAGAAGTCCTTCTCTAAAACTGAAACAAAAGTGCTCCATCGCGACTAAAACTCGACTCTTCTTCACAACTGTTTCAACCTCTCCTCCAAGGAATCCAGCTCCCACTCTATTTCGTAAGGCAGGTCCACGTTGACTTGGTCATCAAAATATTTTCGGATGTCCTTGACTTCATCCTCCCAGAATTCTTTGGATATTTCGAACAGCTCTTCCATGTTGATGTCTCCGAGCCCTTTCAGGTTCAGGCAGCCTTCGGCGGGGATGTGGCCGATAGGCGTCTCCTTGGCGCAGTCTTCTCCGTTGATCCTGTTGAACATCCACTCAAGAACGCGAATGTTTTCTCCGTAACCGGGCCAGAGGAAGTTTCCTTGCTTGTCTTTTCGGAACCAGTTGACGTGGAAGATCTTAGGCAGCTTGGCAGATGGGAGGTGCTCCATGCTGAGCCAATGGGCAAGGTACCGGCCAAAGTTGTATCCAAAGAAAGGCCTCATGGCAAACGGATCATGCATGATGACCTTGCCTACAAAAGAAACAACATAAATATTTTTTCGATTACTCCTTTTGGCCACCATAGTGTTAGTGTTTATTATATGATGCTTTtagagccggtgacttgtcggtatggttcccctatccagatggttcctgtaaggcaggggtgcccaaccttttgaagagtgagaaccacttaagcaacttggtaaccagtcgtgggccacaatgcgCGGAGAGGGCAGATGACTGGTCACGGCCCTCTGATCCACCCtgatggaaggggacgaattcccttctgtATTTCGGATTGGAGATAGGTGGCCGTAAACGAACATCTGTCGTTctttagaggtgaattgagggtcccatttggtcgggctggtcgtgtgaaaagggcctaggactgatttcacactgatgtgctgcggtttacccacactgcaGCGTAGTGCACTgttgctgtggtatggcgggtcagcaacctgcgatctgggcttgccaacccgccattccagagcaggaggtcgcgggccacatcagagggctccgcgggccactggttggccacccctgctgtaaggactgcacaggcgcaatccttgccgacgggaATCTCAGAACCTCGGCTGGCATCcaagctcattccttaacatccccatggattggaggatgttaaaaaaaaaagccaggaggccgagcgagctggccactttcctcaaattccacatcGCCCTGGATGACggccgaggttcagagatttccgtcggcaaggattgcgcctgcgcagtccttacaggaaccatctggatagccggaaccatattggcagatcaccggttcacacaggggcgacttgggatccgacttgaagtcgcccccaagtcgcgcggttgagaaagtcaatgtaagtgaatgggagccgtcggaatgtacactactgaagtcgctccgacttcagaaaaggttcctgtactacttcaaggcgacttctaggcgacttgtaggcaacttgtacccattgatttcaatggaagacgcctccaagttggatcccctgtcttaactgaagcaacaacacaggaagagaaaattgttttctcaggcaaacccctccccctcccacagagctgattgttgtttgattaaatgattgaatgaatgacttgcatagctatacacatgcaaactgaatcgcctctaggcgcttttttcagccagtgtcttccttgctggtgcggtcattttccCCGAAGGATCtcaacacgcttgggacacagtcgtacacacatatatacatatatatactgggtcaatttggacaggatccaattaacctaccagcatgtctttggagggtgggaggaaaccggagtacctggaggaaaccccacacagacacagggagaacatgcaaactccaggcagatggtgtcgtggtcgggattcgaaccagcgacccttttgctgctaggtgaaagtgctacccactacaccactgtgctgcccctggAAAGccctggaaagcctcctgtcctagaggcaacttgaagttgccttgtaagttgcccccAAGTTGCGCTGTGGTGCGCGTTCAGGTCGCCTCGCACAAAGTCGCTGCCAGAGTcgtgtcgcccctgtgtgaaccggctcttagggtggCTGATATAGGTGGAATTTCATGGTTACTCACCTTTATACTCAGCTGCAGCTGTTGCTTCAGACCTCATGGCTGACCCAACAAAGACACCATGTTGCCAACTCATTGCTTCATAAACCAGTGGCACACCTAGAATTTAAAGTGACAAACTGGTTACATAAAATCTTAAACAAATCAACCGTAATATTCAAGACAGGATACCGATTTTCAACGTTCTACAGCAAATCTACTGGATGTGAAGAAgattttttcccccttcttttttttatttattttttctgacgtGTTCAGTTAAATTTATTAGCTTTAGATTACATACCCAATGccgtatcctggcctaggccaacaaggtccaggcctagggcagcaattTGCATGGGGGCACCGAAAGAGTTCCCCCtgacttgtgctacactgttagtgtagcgccagtcttatggggcggactgtgctgagaggcaaattagtatgCGGGCGGCCAGCATAAGGGttttagcccctgtcagtttatttttttaccatctctgtcaaattgcagagattttccgtcacttcctgccccatagccaaacaggaagtgagaggaaatctatgcaaattatgcaaatcattgcccccccccccccagaccctcAGAACTAGCGTCCCCACTCGAAAGTTTAaatagaaaggggtgtggccttgacacaaATTATgcaaatccattgccccccccccagaccctcAGAACTAGCGTCCCCACTCGAAAGTTTAaatagaaaggggtgtggccttgaaacAAATTATGCAAATCCATTGCCCCCTCCCCAGACTCTCAGAACTAGCGTCCCCACTCGAAAGTTTAAAtcgaaaggggtgtggccttgacaggaagggtgtgcacgagtttagtcaggcctagggcagcacaaaacctaaatacactactgtacATACCTGCAGGTCTACGACCACCAAAGATGATGCCTTCAATAGGTACACCTTCCGAAGATTCCCACTCGGGGTCAATGATCGGGCATTGGCTGGCCGGAGTACAGAAGCGAGAGTTGGGATGGGCAGCAGGTTCACCTGTAACAATGGAACTTTTGTTAAAATTAATCGTTCAAGACATGGATCATCCTAGTGTTTGTGAAGAAAGTTGTTGGAATGTTTACCCCCGTATTAATGCcccatatttaaagcggagttccaggcttttttcgtAAAAGTCAGCACCAggtcgtgacagctttcggcttcacggccaggcactcactgttcatgcgcgagtcgcgctgcgctcccggaggtgtcccagaagatcgcctagagggaagTGCCGCCTAGGTGGAGagaaggagtcgcctaggcgggcCCGTAGTATGAAGAAGGAAgtgagacaggaagtcccactccaaggaagcccccactcccccccaaatgtggcatgttagGGGGCGggaagtgcttaaagcggaagttccacttttgggtggaactccacttttagaaaaatatatacagtaattaatTATTATGGGTTAAACATAGTTAGCGGACTAAATTAAAACTTTGACGAGCTTGAACAGGAATTCTTGTTGAATTTGATCTTCAGATTTTATGGTAGAATGGGGGGCCCAAAACATTCTGGTGTATAAAATGTGTTATTTTCAGAGTTCTGCTGCCCCTGGCGGTCTTACCATCTTCAGGTGTACATTCTTTGTTTTTCCACGAAGTCAAAGTGATTCCTGGTTCAAGTTTGGCGCCCATCCCCTCCCAGTAGACTCCACCATCGCTGGTCTCTGCTACGTTGGTGAATATGGTGTTCTTTCGGATGGTTTCCATGGCGTTTGGGTTGGTCTTCTTAGAGGTTCCAGGGGCCACGCCAAAAAATCCATTTTCAGGGTTGATAGCTCTTAGattgcctaaaaaaaatatatcaattatATTATCGAATTAGTATGCAAATTTAGACATCAACAAGATAAGTGCTCTTTAGAGGGCAAATGAGATCAGAAAACATTATGTGGTACGTTTtctaattttgttatttttaaatcctATAAATGCCTGATGCACAAACTCCATCCCATTGGCTACTTTGTGGCCTCCTgaagaatatggcccagattcacaaagcacttaccctgACGTATaacaagtgcaaatgtgcgccgtcgtatctgtgcgccggacccacaaactaagatgcgcctaaaaacaggcttcatcccgccgacgtaacttgcctacgccggtgtaaGGTGggagcgcacatttaggctggacgcatggtggcgctcccattgattagccattcaaatatgcaaacgaACATATGCaaacgaacatacgtgcgccggacgcagtgcgcgtaagttgtacgtccggcgtaaagttattccccataaaggaggtgtaacccagcagcagacatgcaaagggctgcaccagggaacacaagccggcgcattttacgttggacgtgtctggctgggcgtaggttacgttcacgccgtacgcagtgatccggcgtagtttaagcagttgttccaacgtggttgtgagcatgcgcatggggatgcgtccacgttttggcgcatgcgcagttcttaaTACATATCTGGCGcaaggcccatcatttgcatggggtcacgcctcatttgcatggctcacgcccacttccacctgcgCCGGCGtatgccttcgaaacccagcgcagcgttgggagcactggcttggtgaattccatgcttgcctctctgcgctgcgttggcgtagcgtacattgtttgcgctacggcggcgtaatgtgcgcccgctctctgtgaatctgggcctatgtgtttttGGTGCTTACTCAAGCCAGTGAAGGAAAAATATTCTTTGGAGCGGTTTTTACTAAAtggtttgatttatttattttatttacactagTTTAATTTGTATGTGAAGCCCATtcctcttcttttatttttttatattatatactatattattattatattttatattagttGAATATTATAAGTGGCCCTGTAAGGGGCTGCACATaaggcccccccaaaaaatcaagtTGGTTGACCACCACTGCTATAAATGACAAAACTTTGGAGAATAATCTACGCCTACTAGAGTCTGTATGGTACTGTAGATGTCAACGTATTATTACCTTGCTCATCAAACTTCATCCAGGCAATGTCATCACCAACGCACTCAATCTTCCAGCCTGGCAGTGAAGGTTTCATCATGGCCAAGTTGGTTTTCCCACAAGCACTTGGGAAAGCGGCAGCAAAATATTTCTTCTGCCCTTCGGGATTGGTGATTCCCAAAATCTGTGAGGG
This window contains:
- the PCK1 gene encoding phosphoenolpyruvate carboxykinase, cytosolic [GTP] translates to MPSQKKTELNVAGIVTHGDLNCLSSEAADFIFSNARICLPDNIHICDGSEEENKKLIHQMEETGMIKRLPKYENCWLARTDPRDVARIESKTVIVTQEQRDTVPVAKSGLSQLGRWMSEDDFEKAFKSRFPGCMKGRTMYVIPFSMGPIGSPLSKIGIQLTDSPYVVGSMRIMTRMGTAVLDALGEGEFVRCLHSVGCPLPLKKPLVNNWPCNPELTLIAHIPDRREIISFGSGYGGNSLLGKKCFALRIASRIAKEEGWLSEHMLILGITNPEGQKKYFAAAFPSACGKTNLAMMKPSLPGWKIECVGDDIAWMKFDEQGNLRAINPENGFFGVAPGTSKKTNPNAMETIRKNTIFTNVAETSDGGVYWEGMGAKLEPGITLTSWKNKECTPEDGEPAAHPNSRFCTPASQCPIIDPEWESSEGVPIEGIIFGGRRPAGVPLVYEAMSWQHGVFVGSAMRSEATAAAEYKGKVIMHDPFAMRPFFGYNFGRYLAHWLSMEHLPSAKLPKIFHVNWFRKDKQGNFLWPGYGENIRVLEWMFNRINGEDCAKETPIGHIPAEGCLNLKGLGDINMEELFEISKEFWEDEVKDIRKYFDDQVNVDLPYEIEWELDSLEERLKQL